AAACACATAATAATGACGAGATCAGAGAATACTCCAACCATTTGGGCATTTCCCATTCAAACGATAACATCCAAGGCCAATCGATTGAGTGTCACTCTCGGATACTTTTCCTGCTCTCTGCCCAAATGAAACTGATTGCACTATACCCTCCCGGATCATTTCTAAGTAAACAgctttggaagaagatccATTATAAATCATCTCATACAAATCATCTTGCACAAATCGCACCGCACAAATAACCTCGCACCGCGCAAATCATAATCGCACAGCAGAGCCATTATAGACACCTTTTTTAGCACGCGGATGGTCTCACTCAATACGAACACAGAGAGCTGGCACTGCATGTCTGGCATGTAGAGGAAACAGATCGGCGGCATAAAGGGAGCAGCTTGCAAACTTACACCAGCGTCCCATAATGCTCTCCAGTTAGCTGTTACGACTTCCTAGTCTCTAGGAGAGTCGAAACATCCCTCAATTCTCGTTGTGACCTCACAAAAATACCCTCAAGCTCGATGCGCAGTGGTCTGTTCAATCTAGCACCGAGTACCACGTAGGCCAGTCCAACATATGTGCGAAGACAAGAGCAGTCAACTTGAAGACTTAAACCAATTAGCGGGATCCTCCTACCGGAATCCGACTTCTTTTATCATCTCAATTGTGCAAGACTGTTGAAGCGCCCTAAAACTGATGGAACAGGATCTCCGGCCAAGATGTCAACCGAACAGAACAAAGAAACATGAACGGCATAGAAAAGAGCACTGTTACCCTACTGGATCCGTATACTATTACTGTCCGGACTCggcctctttttttcaaaatatgtcCGGGATATTTCTGGAAAAGCCACACACCGCGATTATAAGTCCAATTATGTTAAGAATGCCGTGTCGGACGGCGCTCTGAGAAACAGTGAGCTCGGCGGCTAAATGGTAGGACACGCATCGGAAGTTATATGAAGGGACAGCTAGAAGCATAAGGTGACAATCAAACAGCTCTAGAAATAGTTAAGAATCGTATGTTGGAAGTGAGGGTGGGTGTCCCACAAATTTGGAAGTTGGTTGTAAATCGCATTATCAAGCAGCACCTGTGGACTTTTGTGCCCTGTCGTTATGACACGTGTTGGGTCATGGTGCCTCAGGGGTATGGCAGTAGTATCTGTGGACTCATGAAAGGTCTTCGCTCAtaagattttttttattagtGAAGGGCATTTACCGCCAAAAAGCGGGAGCATCGGTGTAGATGACCGGAGTTTATTGTGCTAATTTATCATGGTTGAAGGTCAAACTATTTACTTATACACTGGGAAAGATAGCATATATATCGCTATCATAGCAGGCAAAGGAAGCATTGTCGCAGAGTGACTTTTAAGTACTTCGGGGTACCACTGGGCGGCAATTCTTAGGCTGAATATTCGCAAAGCACTTGTGTAAGCACTTCCGGGTACCACTTGGCGGCAACATCCTGGTGAGATTTGATTCTGTTCCGGAAAACAGTGTACCCTACGGGATGCTTACTCACGTCTGGTGTAAATTGGAATCCCACGTCAACTCCCCAATCCGTGATACGCCTGTCtctttcatctctttttttcaaaatgtcaGATGGTATACCGGATGCTCCTGTCTTGCGACAGTCCAGATCTATAGTCTGGAAAAAAGGAATGGAGATCCTTGTCCCTGAACCTAACTTTGGACTTACCACTCGGTGGATCGTGGCTTTGCATACACCATTGGTAATGGCTTCTAAGGTTTGACCTACATTCACAACAAGAGCTCCAGGATCGCTGTCAACGGAAATCCACTCGCCTTGGAAGTTCTGTACCTGAAGCGAGCAATTATGGTTTGAGGCCTGAAAAATGTAAGTCAGAAAGTCAGAATCACGGTGCGGGCCGACTCCCTGACCCAAATTTGTCTTTTTGTCTTGTTTCAAGGCTTGCGTTTTTTCATGAACGATGTCCGGATATGCAATGAGCTTCATCTTACATTGCTGGTTCTCTTTGAAGTAAGACTCGAAACACTCTGGGGGGAGTTCTAGTGCTTCACATACAAGTCTCCTAAATTTTGTGCCTAATTGAgtcattttcttgatatacTCCGTTACCACAGGTCGAAAGTTTGGTGCGTACTGCTCGTCTGGCCACAAGTTAGGACCCTCGATCTGTTTGTACAGAGGCTCGCCTTCCTTTGGTGCTGGAAGTTCTGTTGCCAGATCAATTTGTTCTCTCCAGTCGGCCTTACCAGAAGTAATCTCATTGCCCAGTCTAGAATAGCCCAAAAAATGTGGAGAATTGATCATTTCACAGCCCTTCTTTACATCGTCGCCCAGAGCGAAGAATTCAATGGCTTGCTCTTTAATATCTAAGAAATCTTGTTTGGAAGGACCATGTTTTTCATGATTTACCAAGAGCAGAAATCCCACGTTTATGAGAGCATATTGCAGATTGGCAAGGAATCGaggttttttttctggGTCAAACGCTTCTTCCAGATCAATGATGGGAATAGAGGAGAAGGACATTGGTTATTGCCTGTGTCGTTCTCTTTACAGTATTCGATCGTTACAGGGAGCATAAAACACTTTAAGGAAAGCTCAGAATGGAATTTACAACGTCCCCGAAGTTTCCCTTTTAATAGCCATAAGTTCCACACTTTCATGTCTCTCAGACCCGAGCGGATATTTCCAATGGCACCGTTACCCGGTGATGCTCGCTGTTACAGCTAAGGAAATATCATGGGACTTAATAAACTTTAGACTACACGATTCTAATTCTCGCGACATTTCTCTgatatttgagaaattcTACTCAAGATTATTTGGTAAAGTGGGGAAGATTTGCTGATGGTTCACTTAGAAATCAGCTTGCTGCAATATGAGCACCGCTCTTACCAAATTAGACCTTCAGCTGATGGACCTCCGCgaaagaaaatgtcaaTATCTCCTCTGACAGTTTGTAAGAATATAGAATTCTGAACGATTTCCTCTTCAACACCACAAGTATCCCTTAAGTAATCATACTGATAAATAACCTTCTTGGTCATCATCAATCTGTGTCCCTATAGCACAATAAGCCAAGTCTATTGTTGATCCTTTTACGAATCTAAGCTCAAAAGGCTAAATGCTTTTTCAGCATCAGTTGTGAGTCGCCAACAAAAGGAGAATAGGCGAAAGTGTAGGAATATCCTATATACAATACTACTTGCACCATCAGCCCCACCATCTCTATCAGCTAAAAACTGGTATATAAACCAAGCTAGTACCTGAAGCAATTCATTAGTCGTGATGTATTTCACCTTTTCGAATCGGTGAAAGCTCATCGGCTCCCTAATTACCTCGCGACATCTCGGCGGCTAAACCTCTCGTATTCAGATACCATTTCGCAATAGGTAATAAAGCTTAATCAGACTGCTACAGGCAATCAAAAAGTTAGTTGGTGGTCAGTATAGCCTTAACTAAACGAACCGTTGCAAGTGGTTGAATTTCACCTTGCATGCTTTCGAGATACGCAATGGCGcatttctttgataaactAAATTACTGAAAGTGTGAAGAAGGTCAAAGATTAGAAATATATTTCTactattttttgaaactatGCATGAAAACATCCCTTCAATCACACTGAGTTCGCTAATCAACACAAGTGATAATGGCATGGAGCAAGTCAGAATTTCATAGCTCCTTAGTTCAAAGACTATTCATTaagaagcagaaaaaatattcgAGAAGTTTTGCGGTCTCAGTCTCACCTATAAAATGCGTTTGTCAAAGTCCTTCTAACGGAATGTgttttttgagaaatgtTCTGTGGGTAAGTTATCCCATTTTAAGTCgataaaaattgaatactgTTTCACATAGAGCTAAATTCGAATGAAGTGGTGTGCGCAGTGCTTTTTGGTTCTGATAGTACCACAGCCTTTCAATGAATCTAATGTTTATGAAGATGCAAGTATTCGAGATGCATGTTTCTCAAATATGTCGCAACATATCTTGCTCAAGGAAAGATACTACTTAGAGCGGTGGCATTATATGATCTCGGCCCTCATGGGGAACATCGTGCAAGTATATCGAGTATCGGCCACAATTTAAGTGATCGCTGGAGCCCAATCTTAAAATAAGGGTCCTCTATGGTAGCTCTTGAATATTCCATTTGTATAGTTATGTATCTGTTTATTTCAGAGCTCACTCCCTCCTGCATTCGCGGGACTTTTCGTTCTTGCGCGTTGTCTACTTAAATCAATGATGTTCCATTTCAGTGTAACGCATGGAATAAAAACATATGATCCAAAGGTGCTTCAAGTTGAGTGCATGTGTCTTTCAGTTGTTACAGTTTGAACAGGGTCAAGCTTTCTAGCGTGGAGGTGAGGCGAACCAGTATCTGAGTATCGATTTTGGTGTTTGCGCTGCAGACGGCAATCTGTTCAATTTATATAGAGGAGAACGGTAGGTGCAGTAGTGTTCAACAGCGTGTGTTGACATGCTGGGCAGTTTATTGAGAAGAAGTTCTCCTAATGCGGGGCATAATTTAAGGAACTCGCATCAGCATCAACACCAGGGTCAAAATGCGTACGACATCTCACCGATgttatcaaattcaactATATCCACGATAACTGCGGCAACGAATAATACACCAGCTCCCAGTTTGGAATCTATTCATTTGAATAGACCAGAAGAACCATGTTCTTGCACAGATGCCGTCTGCTCAACTCTTCCAATGCTGGATCACGTGTCAGATGAATTAAAGTACAAGCTCTTTGCCTCCAAGAACATGAATTATGGTACTGCTTCCTATTCCACATCCACTACATGTTCATCTTATGCCTTTCGCGTGCTTATTGTGGAGGAACAGGCTCAAATGACGAATAAGAATAATTATACAGTCGTTTTGGACTATTCCACGGCGAATGAATCCACAAACTACGGGCAGATAAGGCCCAATGAACTGAAGGAATATATATTTGGTTCTCCAGTGAGATCTAAGGAGTCCCTCCAGGAAAACAAATTCAGGACTATACCGAATTCTGAGCTGGTCATGATaacaagaatttttcactcaCCTAAATCGAATAATAGATTAGCAGTCTCAATTTGTGTACCGATGGAACTCTTATCGATCATTTCCGAGGCATGGACACAAGTTTCTCAATGGCTGGATGAGTGTCAAGGTATCCTTCTTGGTATACTGAGGAAACGTTCTAAGTGCAACTGCTACTTTTTGCCAAATAACATGAAAGAAACTCATCCAAAGGAATGTCAGAGCGTAATTTCACttttacaaagaaaactgATTCCATGTTTAAAATCTACCTCTCAGATTCCGAGATTATTCTTGTATCCGGAAACATTTCAGAGTTTCGTTGGAACGTGGTTTAAAGATATTTTCAGTTGGATTGGTATTAAAGATGGCCCACGGCTGAATTTCCTGCCTGCATTACTGGCTAAAATTATCTgtgattttcaaaatccGACAAAAGCTCAATATACAACTAGAATAGTCATAATGTCTGGTAACATGGTCGTTGCTAATAAAttaatttttattttgtcaGGTTTGTTGGAGCCCAGATATCGTGGTGATGTTGAACTCAAGAGTgagcaagaaaaaatctcGCACAGCCAAGAGtcatttcaaaaacccGATAATTCTAAAAAAGCATCGTCTTTTTTAGAAACATCCAACACTGATCTTACGAAATCTTCATCCACTAGAAGACCATGGGAAATTCCCTACAATAATAGCAGCAGCAGTGTTGTCTCTGTCTCATCTAATGAATCCTTAGCGCATGTTATACAGCcatcatctttgaagaGTAGCAGCAACTCTCTCCAGTACCTTTCCTCGTCCTTGTCGAGTCAACAAGGTTCATCGTACGGCTCTTGGTTCAAGAAGAGGCCTAACGTAACTCAACTACTGCATGGTAGTCCCTCCGCTAAGTCCAGTGATCAATGGGAGAAGAACTCCACAGGAAGTGTTAGAAAAAACTCGAGCAACTCATCCCTCCACCagatgttttcaaagaatatgGGCTATGGTACACCTCAACAGTCGCCTTCGATAAATGAATATGACGAATACCCATGGTTCGGTACACCAACTACCTGCAAAACCGAATCTACAGCGCACCATTCTACGGTCAGTTATAATGGCAATATCTTAGGAGAGGTTAATATTGAGAGAGACCCTCAAAGGCTGAACCAGACGGATTTGCTGGATGACGCATTTAATCAAATTTGTAGGCCGGATTCTAAGTCGCAAGGCTCTGAGTATGAGATCGTTCCTGGAGATTCGCGGCATGCGGCTTTCATGCAGATTGATGTCGATTACGATACCGTGAATCAGAGCATTCCCTCAGAGCTGCTACCTAGATATACAACATATTTGACGAATTTTAACCGCTGGTTCAACCTCCAGGCTTTTCCCGTATCTTCGGAATCCGAATCAAGAGTTATAAGCAATATGAGAAAAGACATACAGACAAACGATCACAATGTAGATTCAAATGCGAGCTCTAAAACACTTTTGGTATCGTTAAGATCTCGTGAAATTAAAGAGATAACTATTATGAGAAATGATTTGCATTCAATCACCACTCCCAGTCACGGTATAGTTCAAAAAacgaagaaaattttcaataatggTAAATGTGGTaatatttcaacaagatTGATCAACTGCATTGCTTTTGTCAATGCTAGTATAAAAAAAGCAATGGATATCTATGATGACGCTGACGTGATACAAGAGcaaaaagatgaagaaattcatAGGATTTTTATATCTTTATTACATTACACGAGAAACAACTCTGCGTGAGGCTTCTTGGCTGTTTTACTTATCGCGTAGTGAACAAATTCATTAACACTCCAAATAACAAATTACGTTTGGTCAGGCGTTCATGCTCTGCCTGCGAATTGCTTGGGTCAATTCGAAAAGTTGTGCAGGAGACTAATCGAGGAATAACAGTTAAAAAATAGGTCCTATGTTGTTTTCTGGTCGTGAACGCCATTTGTTTTTGCTTATTCGACCTGATTTGTATCTGGTCTGACAACTAGCTATCAGTTCACCTCTATTACTCACCTAATCAAGTAATCATATCATCATATCTCAGTGATAAATCTTGGAAAGTTGAGTAACATCATAAAAGAGAATATCAAGGTCGCGAaccaaaatatttgacatTACATGCTTACGTGTTTGAACTAATTTATGTGCCGTGACATGGCAGACCCTGCATTTAGTTGATAGCAGCTGAAGGTGATCTCATGGCAGCCAGGGAGAATGTCACAAGATGTCAAAAAGCACTCTAATGCAATCTCTGTAGAAGGTGTGCCATCAAACCGATGGCAGTCTAGCACGGGAAAAAATTAAGATGCATATGTCAGCGAGAGATGATCTAAATTACCACGCCAGATCTTTAAATAGGATGATTATTTAGTTGAAAGATACATTTGACTAATTAAGATTAGTCCCATCGTTTTCGAGTAATCGGAAGAGAATCGCGTTGAACGggttgaaaaattgtttATTTCAAGTCTTATAACAGATGAAATAACAAAGATGAGATGatcaaagcagaaaaataCCAGGTCTTCCTTTGAGTTCCAATCACTTTGGTTATTGGCTGATTGCTATGTCAGAATCGCCGCCAAAAAAAACCCTTACAGACTTGGGGGGACCCAGACTCTATGGAGATGAGCCCGATAAAACAGAAGAAGCTCAAGGCACCTTCGAGACGCTCGACGAGTGTACATACACGCCCAAAAGTTTGGGAGCCTCCAAGCACAATGAATTTATGGAGTGTGACTGTTACGAGGAAATCATAGATGGTACCAATCATGCTTGTGGAGAAAACTCTGACTGTATTAACAGGTTGACTTTGATTGAATGTGTTAATGGGCTATGTGGCTCTTGTGGAGACAATTGTGGGAatcaaagatttcaaaggaaaGAGTACGCAGAGATAGCTGTATTCCGAACTGAGATGAAAGGCTACGGTGTTAGGGCCGAAAAAGACATCGATGAGAATCAATTTGTATATGAATACAAAGGGGAAGTTATTGCAGAGAATGAATTTCGACGAAGATTGGCTGATTACGATGAGAAAGGTCTCAAGCATTTCTACTTCAtgatgcttcaaaattctgaGTTCATTGACGCTACACGTAAAGGCTCTTTGGCTAGATTCTGCAACCATTCTTGTAATCCTAATGCTTATGTCAGCAAATGGGTGGTTGCGGGAAAATTGAGAATGGGCatctttgcaaaaagaaaaattgagaaaggTGAAGAGATCACATTTGATTACAACGTGGATAGATATGGTGCAACTGCCCAGAAATGTTATTGTGGGGAGCCCAATTGTATAGGATTTCTCGGGGGTAAGACTCAAACAGATGCTGCATCTTTGTTGCCGCAGAACATAGCCGATGCCTTAGGAGTCAGAACAGCgatggaaaagaaatggatCAAATGGAAAAAGAGTCAAGGTgagaagatcaaaaaagcTGAAGATAATAATTATAATATTGAGTTTGTCGAATCTCTAAATCCTGAGCCGTGCAAAAAACCGGATGATGTTACCAAGGTCATGAGTGCTCTGTTACAGGCTGAAGATTCATTGATAGCTCTCAAACTTTTCGGGCGAATAGAGAAATTGGAAGACGAAACTTTATACCACCATGTAATAAAACTGCATGGATATACTTGTTTTACTAAacttctgaaaatttttgaaaatgacaTCGAGACTGAAAATCGATTATTGGACGTTTTACTATCATTACCGAAGACAACAAAGAATGGTATCGTAAATTCGCAAATTGACGTGGCAGTGATGCACCttaaagaaatttcaaaaccaTTAAGCGAAAGCTGTGATCTCCTAATAAGCAAATGgaatgaatttgaaaccTATAAACGTATAACTAAAAGAGATATAAGTGAGGCgtcaaaaaagatggtTGACTTCAGAAGAATAAGATTACCTGTCGGATGGGAAGTTGTTCACGAAAATGGTAAGCCAATGTATTATAATGCCCAATTAAAGACAAAATTACATCATCCTCCTTCAGGATCCTCAAAAACGTTTAGTTCTAACGGTTTA
This Zygotorulaspora mrakii chromosome 5, complete sequence DNA region includes the following protein-coding sequences:
- the LST4 gene encoding Lst4p (similar to Saccharomyces cerevisiae LST4 (YKL176C); ancestral locus Anc_1.171), with protein sequence MLGSLLRRSSPNAGHNLRNSHQHQHQGQNAYDISPMLSNSTISTITAATNNTPAPSLESIHLNRPEEPCSCTDAVCSTLPMLDHVSDELKYKLFASKNMNYGTASYSTSTTCSSYAFRVLIVEEQAQMTNKNNYTVVLDYSTANESTNYGQIRPNELKEYIFGSPVRSKESLQENKFRTIPNSELVMITRIFHSPKSNNRLAVSICVPMELLSIISEAWTQVSQWLDECQGILLGILRKRSKCNCYFLPNNMKETHPKECQSVISLLQRKLIPCLKSTSQIPRLFLYPETFQSFVGTWFKDIFSWIGIKDGPRLNFLPALLAKIICDFQNPTKAQYTTRIVIMSGNMVVANKLIFILSGLLEPRYRGDVELKSEQEKISHSQESFQKPDNSKKASSFLETSNTDLTKSSSTRRPWEIPYNNSSSSVVSVSSNESLAHVIQPSSLKSSSNSLQYLSSSLSSQQGSSYGSWFKKRPNVTQLLHGSPSAKSSDQWEKNSTGSVRKNSSNSSLHQMFSKNMGYGTPQQSPSINEYDEYPWFGTPTTCKTESTAHHSTVSYNGNILGEVNIERDPQRLNQTDLLDDAFNQICRPDSKSQGSEYEIVPGDSRHAAFMQIDVDYDTVNQSIPSELLPRYTTYLTNFNRWFNLQAFPVSSESESRVISNMRKDIQTNDHNVDSNASSKTLLVSLRSREIKEITIMRNDLHSITTPSHGIVQKTKKIFNNGKCGNISTRLINCIAFVNASIKKAMDIYDDADVIQEQKDEEIHRIFISLLHYTRNNSA
- a CDS encoding isopenicillin N synthase family dioxygenase; the encoded protein is MSFSSIPIIDLEEAFDPEKKPRFLANLQYALINVGFLLLVNHEKHGPSKQDFLDIKEQAIEFFALGDDVKKGCEMINSPHFLGYSRLGNEITSGKADWREQIDLATELPAPKEGEPLYKQIEGPNLWPDEQYAPNFRPVVTEYIKKMTQLGTKFRRLVCEALELPPECFESYFKENQQCKMKLIAYPDIVHEKTQALKQDKKTNLGQGVGPHRDSDFLTYIFQASNHNCSLQVQNFQGEWISVDSDPGALVVNVGQTLEAITNGVCKATIHRVVSPKLGSGTRISIPFFQTIDLDCRKTGASGIPSDILKKRDERDRRITDWGVDVGFQFTPDVSKHPVGYTVFRNRIKSHQDVAAKWYPEVLTQVLCEYSA
- the SET2 gene encoding histone methyltransferase SET2 (similar to Saccharomyces cerevisiae SET2 (YJL168C); ancestral locus Anc_1.170), which codes for MSESPPKKTLTDLGGPRLYGDEPDKTEEAQGTFETLDECTYTPKSLGASKHNEFMECDCYEEIIDGTNHACGENSDCINRLTLIECVNGLCGSCGDNCGNQRFQRKEYAEIAVFRTEMKGYGVRAEKDIDENQFVYEYKGEVIAENEFRRRLADYDEKGLKHFYFMMLQNSEFIDATRKGSLARFCNHSCNPNAYVSKWVVAGKLRMGIFAKRKIEKGEEITFDYNVDRYGATAQKCYCGEPNCIGFLGGKTQTDAASLLPQNIADALGVRTAMEKKWIKWKKSQGEKIKKAEDNNYNIEFVESLNPEPCKKPDDVTKVMSALLQAEDSLIALKLFGRIEKLEDETLYHHVIKLHGYTCFTKLLKIFENDIETENRLLDVLLSLPKTTKNGIVNSQIDVAVMHLKEISKPLSESCDLLISKWNEFETYKRITKRDISEASKKMVDFRRIRLPVGWEVVHENGKPMYYNAQLKTKLHHPPSGSSKTFSSNGLQTNGNGKLIDQRNAIIPKRMRLDDDEYEKMKLRRLEKENDMIQRAKEEEIKQMKLKLDMENRKKNDLLEIIAEANRNRELEREENLKLERIKEEQRLQKKKLSHSMHLEHKWNKFFASFVPNLLRNYERDNQIPHEHIKQCAKDIVKILTSKELKKDKTKVPPDQPSKEKKTKVKQFAKSYMEKFLQKYKQKKALTKK